In a single window of the Colius striatus isolate bColStr4 unplaced genomic scaffold, bColStr4.1.hap1 scaffold_37, whole genome shotgun sequence genome:
- the LOC133629293 gene encoding forkhead box protein J1-B-like, which produces MEEQPARPDMAQGSSSSDWEATEAGRSFTLEDSDDNLTSLLWLKDFSLANTSLAKSSCCLGGPDPPSSQRCSTLAAPCSALAAEPTCGALSHSPCQPISSSASRTVLSPELAQDTGHRSNPSVRPPYTYASLICMAMEASQKPSISLSAIYKWIRDNFSYFRHAEPNLDCKTILHTNLNSNCDWETSLNSNPRADVNGETSFETKLSTDLDWEAILNTILSDDFPTLVDPELTPPSSSTEHDSDLLLKEHHVDHLQGGQEQVLTDSCLNNPSRLCSPALLSQEQQPGLGSLTGDFDLEATFNTNSCGNFDTTLSRDVTFRQWSMPPAHSHTACPTTALQGTGSLTGKDTSSGTYTSILSVNREVQHLLEDFEQATSNESLTAAGGKAGQKRKKASPAGMAKVARLCSPALLSQEQQPELGALQGDLDWEAFFYSNQRDDLDRETSFNITLTEPNSPAEHEPELMAHGHHIHQLQDGQEQEQLLTEASVNNLDFDETFMATYFLQQELDKETNDCLYY; this is translated from the exons ATGGAGGAGCAGCCAGCACGCCCAGACATGGCTcaaggcagctccagcagcgACTGGGAAGCcactgaggcagggaggagctTCACCTTGGAGGACTCAGACGACAATCTGACCAGTCTCCTGTGGCTGAAGGACTTTTCCTTGGCCAACACCAGCTTGGCCAAgtcctcctgctgcctgggcggccctgacccccccagctcTCAGCGCTGCTCCACTTTGGCTGCCCcgtgctcagccctggctgctgagccCACCTGCGGGGCTCTGTCCcactccccctgccagcccatctcctcctcagcctccagaACGGTGCTGAGCCCTGAGCTCGCACAGGACACTGGCCACAGGAGCAACCCTTCTGTCAGGCCACCCTACACCTACGCCAGCCTCATCTGCATGGCCATGGAAGCCAGCCAGAAgcccagcatctccctctctgccatctACAAGTGGATCAGGGACAACTTCAGCTACTTCCGACACGCTGAGCCCA ACCTCGACTGCAAAACCATCCTCCACACCAATCTCAACAGCAACTGTGACTGGGAAACCAGCCTCAACAGCAACCCAAGAGCAGACGTTAACGGGGAAACCAGCTTTGAGACTAAACTAAGCACAGACTTGGACTGGGAAGCCATCCTCAACACCATCCTGAGCGATGACTTCCCCACTCTTGTTGATCCGGAGCTCACACCACCAAGCAGCTCCACAGAACATGACTCTGACTTGTTGCTAAAGGAGCACCATGTTGACCATCTCCAGGGTGGGCAGGAGCAGGTTCTCACTGATTCCTGCCTCAACAACCCTTCTCGgctttgcagccctgccctgctgagccaggagcagcagcctgggctgggatCCCTGACAGGTGACTTTGACTTGGAAGCCACATTCAACACCAACTCATGTGGAAACTTTGACACCACACTGAGCAGAGACGTCACCTTCAGACAGTGGAGCAtgcccccagcacacagccacacGGCCTGCCCCACAACAGCCCTGCAAGGCACAGGGAGCCTCACCGGCAAAGACACCTCCTCTGGAACCTACACTTCCATCCTCAGTGTCAACAGGGAGGTGCAGCACCTGCTGGAAGACTTTGAACAAGCCACCAGCAATGAGTCTCTGACTGCAGCGGGTGGCAAAGCAGGGCAGAAGCGCAAGAAGGCATCGCCTGCAGGAATGGCTAAGGTGGCTCGActttgcagccctgccctgctgagccaggagcagcagcctgagctgggggcACTGCAAGGGGACTTGGACTGGGAAGCCTTCTTCTACAGCAACCAACGTGATGACTTGGACAGGGAAACCAGCTTCAACATTACT CTCACAGAACCAAACAGCCCCGCAGAACACGAGCCAGAGCTGATGGCACACGGGCACCACATCCACCAGCTCCAGGATggccaggagcaggagcagctcctcactgaaGCCAGCGTCAACAACCTGGACTTTGATGAAACCTTCATGGCCACTTATTTCCTGCAACAGGAGTTGGACAAAGAGACAAATGACTGTCTCTACTACTGA